One window from the genome of Anaerococcus sp. Marseille-Q7828 encodes:
- the ilvA gene encoding threonine ammonia-lyase, producing MFDFNSAKERVDKVTNRTHLFYSDYFSGISNNNVYIKPENLQKTGSFKIRGAYNKICKLSEEEKAKGIITASAGNHAQGVAFSANDLGIDATICMPEQTPMIKVDGTLKYGAKVDLFGENFDACKDHALERAEKEGLTFIPPFDDLDVIEGQGTISLEILEDLEYVDYVIVPVGGGGLIAGVAKCIKQISPLIKVIGVEPVSAASMKEAVKEGKVVKVKGVDTIADGTAVAEVGKYTYEICKDYVDDWITVTDEEVLMAFINLMERHKLVAEPSGALSLAALQKVNFYNKNVVSIISGGNIDMSFISQLINRGLFETGRITRINVELPNIPGKLQELLSDIAYTKANVVTIDQDSLREASRYKNINVEITLETNGTEHVKKIHDLLNKKGYIIH from the coding sequence ATGTTTGATTTTAATAGCGCAAAAGAAAGAGTAGACAAGGTTACAAATAGAACCCATTTGTTCTATTCAGATTATTTTTCAGGAATATCTAATAATAACGTATACATAAAACCAGAAAATTTACAAAAAACTGGTTCCTTTAAGATTAGAGGAGCCTATAATAAGATATGTAAATTGAGCGAAGAAGAAAAAGCAAAGGGTATTATTACAGCTTCTGCTGGTAACCACGCCCAAGGTGTAGCTTTTTCTGCAAATGACCTTGGCATAGATGCGACAATCTGTATGCCAGAACAAACCCCAATGATCAAGGTCGATGGAACTTTGAAATATGGAGCAAAGGTAGACCTATTTGGTGAAAACTTTGATGCCTGCAAGGACCACGCCCTAGAACGTGCAGAAAAAGAAGGACTTACTTTTATCCCACCTTTTGATGACCTAGATGTCATAGAAGGCCAAGGAACCATAAGCCTTGAAATCTTAGAAGACCTAGAATATGTGGACTATGTAATTGTCCCTGTAGGTGGTGGTGGACTTATAGCTGGAGTTGCTAAATGCATCAAGCAAATTAGCCCACTTATCAAAGTTATTGGTGTTGAGCCAGTATCAGCCGCTTCTATGAAAGAAGCAGTTAAAGAAGGCAAAGTTGTAAAAGTAAAGGGAGTAGACACTATAGCTGATGGTACAGCAGTTGCAGAAGTTGGTAAATATACTTACGAGATTTGTAAGGACTATGTTGACGACTGGATAACTGTAACAGATGAGGAGGTTTTGATGGCCTTTATCAATCTAATGGAACGCCACAAACTAGTAGCAGAACCATCTGGTGCCCTATCACTTGCAGCCTTACAGAAAGTTAATTTCTACAACAAGAACGTTGTTTCAATCATAAGCGGTGGAAATATTGATATGAGCTTTATCTCTCAACTTATCAACCGTGGTCTATTTGAAACAGGTAGAATTACAAGAATTAACGTCGAACTACCAAATATACCAGGCAAACTTCAAGAGCTTCTTTCAGATATTGCCTATACAAAGGCAAATGTTGTTACAATTGACCAAGACAGCCTAAGAGAAGCAAGCAGATACAAGAATATAAATGTTGAAATCACACTTGAAACAAATGGTACAGAACATGTTAAGAAAATTCACGATCTTTTAAATAAGAAAGGATACATTATACATTGA
- the rsmA gene encoding 16S rRNA (adenine(1518)-N(6)/adenine(1519)-N(6))-dimethyltransferase RsmA translates to MKKLYSPKVVKEIIDFYDFKFKKSLGQNFLIDKNFVDKIVDAAEIENQNVLEIGPGIGTITYEMAKVAKKVVAIEIDQNLIPILDQNLEEFANTLVINEDILKVDLKNLVEKEFNGENFKVVSNLPYYITTPIIEMLITSNLPCTDMTIMVQKEVGQRMLADENDKEYSSLSVFVKFYSEAKFLVNLPKSVFMPQPKIDSTILNLRLRLYDDKVNQKLLFKLVRAGFNKRRKTILNSLSDVASKDDLRLVFANLDLKENLRAENLSVDDYINLANELENVGYK, encoded by the coding sequence ATGAAAAAATTATATTCACCAAAGGTTGTAAAAGAAATAATTGATTTCTATGATTTTAAATTCAAGAAATCTCTAGGCCAAAACTTTCTCATAGACAAGAACTTCGTTGATAAGATAGTCGATGCAGCTGAAATAGAAAATCAAAATGTCCTAGAAATCGGTCCTGGTATTGGAACTATAACCTATGAGATGGCAAAAGTCGCCAAGAAAGTTGTCGCAATTGAGATTGACCAAAACCTTATCCCAATCCTAGATCAAAACCTAGAAGAATTTGCCAATACCCTTGTAATAAATGAAGATATCCTAAAAGTTGACCTAAAAAACTTGGTTGAAAAGGAATTTAATGGGGAAAACTTCAAAGTAGTTTCAAATCTTCCTTACTACATTACAACCCCAATCATAGAAATGCTCATCACATCAAATCTACCATGCACCGACATGACCATCATGGTCCAAAAAGAAGTTGGCCAAAGGATGCTTGCAGATGAAAATGATAAGGAGTATAGTTCATTATCGGTCTTTGTAAAATTTTATTCAGAGGCAAAATTCTTGGTAAACCTACCAAAATCAGTATTTATGCCCCAACCAAAGATAGATTCTACCATATTAAATCTAAGGCTTAGGCTTTATGATGACAAAGTTAATCAGAAATTGCTCTTTAAACTAGTAAGAGCTGGTTTTAACAAGAGAAGAAAAACTATACTAAATTCACTTTCTGATGTAGCCAGCAAAGATGACCTAAGACTAGTTTTTGCAAATCTAGATTTAAAGGAAAATCTTAGGGCAGAAAACTTATCCGTAGATGATTATATAAATTTGGCCAATGAATTAGAAAATGTTGGGTATAAATAA
- a CDS encoding transposase, whose translation MTSYDYQLKIKAVEEYINSAKTLKQLANKYGVKDPKTIKEWVDKYNKFGEDGLKEQKTTTNYPTEIKKKVIQLKLTTNLTNREIANIYGIRDSSTVKEWYSKYKKGEVFEYIPDLKIERENCIMENKKPEELTLEEIKQLQEDLQKAQFELDY comes from the coding sequence ATGACAAGCTACGATTATCAACTAAAAATAAAAGCAGTAGAAGAGTACATAAACTCAGCAAAAACCCTAAAACAATTAGCAAATAAATATGGAGTAAAAGATCCCAAAACCATAAAAGAATGGGTAGACAAATACAATAAATTTGGAGAAGATGGACTAAAAGAACAAAAAACAACAACAAACTATCCTACAGAAATAAAGAAAAAGGTGATACAATTAAAACTAACAACAAACTTAACAAACAGGGAAATAGCCAACATATATGGGATAAGAGACTCATCAACAGTAAAAGAGTGGTATAGCAAATACAAAAAAGGAGAAGTATTTGAATATATCCCTGATCTAAAAATAGAAAGAGAAAATTGTATCATGGAAAATAAAAAGCCAGAAGAACTAACACTAGAAGAAATAAAACAGCTCCAAGAAGACCTACAAAAAGCTCAATTTGAACTAGACTATTAA
- a CDS encoding glutaredoxin family protein, with protein sequence MADIKVYTSNTCVFCKAAKQYFNENNIEFTEMNIDENPDAVEYLVSKGYRGVPVISIDGEDIVGFDKAAIEAKLA encoded by the coding sequence ATGGCAGATATAAAAGTTTATACATCAAATACATGTGTTTTCTGTAAAGCAGCAAAACAATATTTCAATGAAAATAATATAGAATTTACAGAAATGAACATAGACGAAAATCCAGATGCAGTAGAATACCTTGTATCAAAAGGTTACAGAGGTGTTCCAGTAATCAGCATTGATGGAGAAGATATAGTAGGCTTTGACAAAGCAGCTATAGAAGCAAAATTAGCTTAA
- the metG gene encoding methionine--tRNA ligase: MTEKKPYYITTPIYYPNSNLHIGNTYTSIIADVLKRYKTLNGYDTYLVTGTDEHGQKIMRSAIDHGTSPQKFVDLIAEETKILWEKLEIEYDTFIRSTEDQHEEDVKNIFTKLYDQGDIYKGEYKGYYCTPCETFWTEAQLVDGKCPDCGRDVEYQEEESYFFRLSKYEDRLKELFKEHPEFLEPAFRQKEMLNNFIDKGLSDLSVTRNSFDWGVDVPFDNEHVVYVWIDALSCYLSAIGYGDDPQKFEKYWPASVHLIGKDIVRFHTIIWPALLMALDLPLPEKVFAHGWILFDNDKMSKSKGNIMYPEPLVELYGVDALKYFVLREFNFGSDGNFSSRKFMERYNSDLVNDLGNLLSRTTSMIDKYNGGLVAKGSVSDHFDDELKDLAGKTYEAYTKQMDAFDFNEALQSVWTFIRRANKYVDETEPWILGRDEANKERLNTVLYNLAESLRIVAQLIEPVMKNTTKEILEKLGTDNKGFESASEFGLLEEGAKVTKGKNLFDRLDIDEELVKLHGRNNELIEERLGKSTDSDDKEEDELSEIAYEDFAKVELVVGKVLECKDHPDADKLLVFTVDIGEETPRTIISGIKKWYKPEELEGKNVIVVKNLAPRKMRGIESQGMILSAEFGEDLATLTTLKDMKPGSKVS, translated from the coding sequence ATGACAGAAAAAAAACCATATTATATAACAACTCCAATATACTATCCTAATAGTAATCTACATATTGGAAATACTTATACATCAATTATTGCTGACGTTTTAAAAAGATACAAAACATTAAATGGATACGATACCTACCTTGTTACAGGTACTGACGAACACGGTCAAAAAATCATGCGCTCAGCCATAGACCATGGCACAAGTCCACAAAAATTTGTTGATTTAATTGCTGAAGAAACAAAAATTTTGTGGGAAAAACTAGAGATTGAATACGATACTTTTATTCGTTCTACAGAAGACCAACACGAAGAAGATGTTAAAAATATTTTCACCAAACTTTATGACCAAGGTGATATCTACAAGGGCGAGTACAAGGGATACTATTGTACACCATGCGAAACATTTTGGACTGAAGCCCAGCTTGTAGATGGCAAGTGCCCAGACTGTGGTCGCGATGTGGAATACCAAGAAGAAGAATCATATTTCTTTAGACTATCCAAATACGAAGATAGGCTAAAAGAATTATTTAAAGAGCATCCGGAATTCTTAGAGCCTGCCTTTAGACAAAAGGAAATGCTAAATAACTTCATAGACAAGGGCCTATCTGACCTATCTGTGACCCGTAATTCCTTTGACTGGGGAGTAGATGTTCCTTTTGACAATGAGCACGTAGTTTATGTATGGATAGATGCTCTATCTTGCTACTTATCTGCAATCGGCTATGGGGATGACCCACAAAAATTTGAAAAATATTGGCCAGCAAGTGTTCACTTGATTGGTAAAGATATAGTTCGTTTCCATACAATAATTTGGCCAGCACTCTTGATGGCCCTAGATTTGCCACTACCAGAGAAAGTTTTTGCTCATGGATGGATTCTTTTCGACAATGACAAGATGAGTAAGTCCAAGGGAAATATCATGTATCCAGAACCACTAGTTGAACTTTATGGTGTGGATGCTCTTAAATACTTCGTCCTACGTGAGTTTAACTTTGGATCTGATGGTAACTTCTCAAGCAGGAAATTTATGGAAAGATACAACTCTGACCTAGTAAATGACCTAGGCAACCTACTTTCTAGAACTACATCAATGATTGATAAATATAACGGTGGACTTGTAGCAAAGGGTAGTGTGTCAGACCACTTTGATGATGAATTAAAAGACTTGGCAGGTAAGACCTATGAAGCATACACCAAACAAATGGATGCCTTTGACTTTAATGAGGCCCTACAAAGCGTGTGGACATTTATCAGACGTGCCAACAAGTATGTAGATGAGACAGAACCATGGATACTAGGTCGTGATGAAGCCAACAAAGAAAGATTAAATACAGTCCTATATAACCTAGCTGAATCACTTAGAATAGTTGCCCAACTAATAGAACCAGTGATGAAAAACACTACAAAAGAAATCTTGGAAAAACTAGGCACAGATAACAAAGGCTTTGAATCAGCGAGTGAATTTGGCCTACTTGAAGAAGGTGCCAAAGTAACAAAGGGCAAAAACCTATTTGATAGACTTGATATAGACGAAGAACTAGTAAAACTACACGGTCGCAACAATGAATTGATCGAAGAAAGACTAGGTAAAAGCACAGATTCTGACGATAAAGAAGAAGATGAACTTTCAGAAATTGCCTATGAAGACTTTGCAAAAGTAGAACTAGTTGTAGGAAAAGTCCTAGAATGCAAAGACCATCCAGATGCTGACAAGCTTTTAGTATTTACAGTAGATATTGGGGAAGAAACTCCAAGAACCATCATTTCTGGTATCAAAAAATGGTACAAGCCAGAAGAATTGGAAGGCAAAAATGTAATCGTGGTTAAAAACCTAGCCCCAAGAAAAATGCGTGGTATAGAAAGTCAAGGCATGATTTTATCAGCTGAATTTGGCGAAGACCTTGCAACACTTACAACCCTAAAAGATATGAAGCCAGGAAGCAAGGTTTCTTAA
- a CDS encoding ABC transporter ATP-binding protein produces the protein MEKNKNLAEYLKDEETIKYYLHKDRPSIIDLLKFAYEPFKDNWKIKLSLIIYPLVNGVIPVMQAFIMYYLVDLIEKQSDLKTMILTIAIYGILFLLCSVISHQIDHKTYAIYMKSRMNKFMDAAGKSMDMDFGLLENSHFSAEASKAYVPFTNNTEGLEGIYHDMYPLLSAFVSFVIISIIIFRLSPLIFAFAILSIILQLLIRNYTDAYRHKHNIELQKVSMKASRYYKEASDFTYAKDIRIFSFKENFIKGFGPMVDDVYKLSRKFVRPEMYLSPVLAILLVGIEAVSYYYLSGQVIKNAINLKSLTLIITSISVYVSVISNFVIKLSETRSNFRYFADGYDFIKALLEPTCGDEKISGPISIEFKDMSFAYPLSDKLVLENLSFKIKANEKIAIVGVNGAGKSTIVSLILGLYKPTSGKIYINDIDSQEIDLKNRFGAFATVLQNVEPLAVSIAENVAASSDNIDRQKVIQCLDQAGLSYKIDQLPNGIDTQMTKNIEEDGTNFSGGENQKIAIARALYKENTYSLIMDEPTASLDALAEEAIYKEIDDISEGKTLIFISHRLASTRFCDKIMLLDGGNIKEYGSHDELLKENGLYKEMYESQKKYYQEENDEI, from the coding sequence ATGGAGAAAAATAAAAACTTAGCTGAATATTTAAAAGACGAAGAGACTATCAAATACTATCTCCACAAGGATAGACCCTCTATAATTGACCTATTAAAATTCGCCTATGAGCCATTTAAGGATAATTGGAAAATAAAACTATCACTAATTATTTATCCCCTAGTAAATGGCGTGATTCCTGTAATGCAGGCCTTTATAATGTACTATTTGGTCGATCTTATAGAAAAGCAAAGTGATCTTAAAACCATGATTTTGACAATTGCTATTTATGGAATTTTGTTTTTACTTTGTTCGGTCATATCCCATCAAATAGATCATAAGACCTATGCAATTTACATGAAATCTAGAATGAATAAATTTATGGATGCTGCTGGAAAATCTATGGATATGGACTTTGGCCTTCTAGAAAATTCCCATTTTTCTGCGGAAGCTTCCAAGGCCTATGTCCCATTTACAAACAATACCGAGGGCCTAGAGGGAATCTACCACGATATGTACCCTTTGCTATCAGCATTTGTATCCTTTGTAATAATTTCTATAATTATTTTTAGATTAAGCCCACTGATTTTTGCCTTTGCGATACTTTCTATAATATTGCAGCTTCTGATTAGAAACTATACAGATGCCTATAGGCATAAGCACAATATCGAACTGCAAAAAGTATCTATGAAAGCATCCAGGTATTACAAAGAAGCAAGTGATTTTACCTACGCTAAAGATATCCGCATATTTTCTTTCAAGGAAAATTTCATAAAGGGTTTTGGGCCTATGGTTGACGATGTGTATAAGCTTTCAAGAAAATTTGTAAGACCAGAAATGTACCTATCCCCAGTCCTAGCCATACTCTTAGTTGGCATAGAAGCAGTTAGCTACTATTACCTAAGCGGGCAAGTGATAAAAAATGCCATTAACCTAAAAAGTCTGACACTGATTATCACATCTATTAGTGTATATGTAAGTGTCATCTCTAACTTTGTTATTAAACTTTCAGAAACCAGGTCAAATTTTAGGTATTTTGCCGATGGCTACGACTTTATAAAAGCTCTCCTGGAGCCAACTTGTGGAGATGAGAAAATATCAGGGCCAATATCCATAGAGTTTAAAGACATGTCCTTTGCCTATCCTTTAAGTGATAAATTAGTTCTTGAAAACTTGTCTTTTAAGATCAAGGCAAATGAAAAAATTGCCATAGTTGGAGTAAACGGAGCTGGCAAGTCTACCATAGTCTCCCTTATCCTAGGTCTATATAAACCTACAAGTGGAAAGATTTATATAAATGATATAGACAGCCAAGAAATAGATCTTAAAAACCGCTTTGGAGCCTTTGCCACAGTCTTACAAAATGTAGAGCCTTTGGCAGTAAGTATAGCAGAAAATGTAGCAGCTAGTTCTGATAATATTGATAGGCAGAAAGTAATCCAATGTCTGGACCAAGCAGGACTCTCCTACAAAATAGACCAGCTTCCAAATGGCATAGATACACAAATGACAAAAAATATAGAAGAAGACGGGACCAATTTTTCTGGAGGAGAAAATCAAAAAATAGCCATAGCTCGTGCTCTTTATAAGGAAAATACTTACTCTCTGATAATGGATGAGCCTACAGCAAGTCTTGATGCCTTAGCAGAAGAAGCTATTTATAAAGAAATCGATGATATTTCAGAAGGGAAAACTTTGATTTTCATCTCTCACAGGCTAGCTTCTACAAGATTTTGTGATAAGATCATGCTCCTTGATGGAGGAAATATCAAAGAATACGGATCCCATGACGAGCTTTTGAAAGAAAATGGTCTCTACAAAGAAATGTATGAAAGTCAAAAGAAATACTACCAGGAGGAAAATGATGAAATATAA
- a CDS encoding winged helix-turn-helix domain-containing protein yields the protein MTKAIFKIKKNIDFENEAGLLIFNYTDYLAHSNPQNIDWKDSYVNYKNSAKEVVQMEDIYHSYPAYMNFLREVRSEAYFLIEEFFDEKNEDILNLFYIYEEGDENYFPFMLSIFQNLDRKNNNGLTYDFFKELYDIFFYQYLGLDYLSLGEIGIRTYEELKEYMDSSKMIDYISNSPFTDKETMTLLRAYQNTDDMYQRLMPLLNKLSKIIEDKVHLLDDLICESYDKLVDTNYKIAYDFAKQVGLDEMINTADLEIPISILLFAPHTQMFRYVDFNGYTKAVKLGVLVDKYENNEESHKLLSISQYLTVISDQTRIQILDYLKESDYYAKELSDKLYITPATLSYHLNKLLICGFVGIRKEGRKYYYYLRKNGFEYLIDNLTKFSEDIKENDHGEK from the coding sequence ATGACTAAAGCAATTTTTAAGATAAAAAAGAATATAGACTTTGAAAATGAAGCAGGACTTTTGATTTTCAATTATACAGACTACCTAGCTCACTCTAACCCACAAAACATTGACTGGAAGGATTCCTATGTCAACTACAAAAATTCTGCCAAAGAAGTTGTCCAAATGGAAGATATTTACCACTCTTATCCGGCTTATATGAATTTTCTAAGGGAAGTAAGAAGCGAAGCCTATTTTCTAATCGAAGAATTCTTTGACGAAAAAAACGAGGATATATTAAATCTTTTCTATATCTACGAAGAGGGAGATGAAAATTACTTCCCTTTTATGCTATCTATATTTCAAAACCTAGATAGGAAAAATAACAATGGATTGACTTATGATTTCTTTAAAGAACTTTATGACATATTTTTTTACCAATATCTGGGCCTGGATTATCTAAGTCTTGGTGAAATTGGCATTAGGACATATGAAGAGCTAAAAGAATATATGGATAGCTCCAAAATGATAGACTATATTTCAAATTCACCCTTTACAGATAAGGAAACCATGACTCTGCTAAGAGCTTACCAAAATACTGATGATATGTATCAAAGGCTTATGCCCTTACTTAATAAACTATCCAAGATTATCGAAGATAAAGTCCACCTCCTAGATGATCTAATATGTGAAAGTTATGATAAATTGGTTGATACAAATTATAAGATAGCTTATGATTTTGCCAAACAAGTTGGCTTAGACGAAATGATCAATACGGCAGATCTAGAAATTCCCATATCCATCCTACTTTTTGCCCCACATACTCAGATGTTTAGGTATGTGGACTTTAATGGATATACAAAGGCAGTAAAGCTGGGTGTTCTGGTTGATAAGTATGAAAATAACGAAGAAAGCCACAAACTCTTAAGTATCAGCCAATATCTTACAGTAATATCAGACCAAACCAGGATCCAAATCCTAGATTACCTAAAGGAATCTGACTACTATGCCAAGGAGCTTTCAGATAAGCTCTACATCACTCCTGCAACCCTTTCCTACCATCTCAATAAACTTCTAATTTGTGGCTTTGTAGGAATCCGCAAGGAAGGTCGCAAGTACTATTATTATCTGAGAAAAAACGGATTTGAATATTTGATAGATAACCTTACAAAATTTAGTGAAGATATCAAGGAGAACGACCATGGAGAAAAATAA
- a CDS encoding UDP-N-acetylmuramoyl-L-alanyl-D-glutamate--2,6-diaminopimelate ligase, protein MKFDDLIKRIAYISYKKQNDSDISDITNNSQYMDGIDTFAAIKGNVLDGHKYIEDAIAKGAKTIVHSEDIDYVDGINYIKVADSRKATSDISNILEDYPSKKMTVVGVTGTNGKTTTSSLIYFLMKEIYGKATNIGTDGAFVNGARTETPNTTPDIFFINKVLNESLDQGIDKVVIESSSHGLSQNRLNGIDFDYGVFTNLSTEHLDYHKTMDGYFDAKMKLFEVAKVKIANFDDPYGRKAKERFADVISYGTSDDADYVAYDIKKNDGKTTFFVKDQEFTINTIADYELYNSLAAITVLSQMGNDLGTIADNLVKFKGIPSRFQYIENDLGKNIVIDFAHTPVAFDSLFKSIPQDVRTYAVFGVNGDRNEEFRRLTGNICAKNDVFVVATTDDNKFDTFENITNDLIKGIEEFGGEYERIENRKEAIKWAISQANEGDYIVMLGKGEERFLKHHGNEKTYYNEYETVLEAIKEQ, encoded by the coding sequence TTGAAATTTGATGATTTAATCAAAAGGATTGCATATATATCTTACAAAAAACAAAATGATAGTGATATAAGTGATATCACCAATAACTCCCAATATATGGATGGCATTGATACCTTTGCAGCAATAAAGGGCAATGTCTTAGACGGCCATAAGTATATAGAAGATGCCATAGCAAAGGGCGCAAAAACCATAGTCCATAGCGAAGATATAGACTATGTAGATGGGATTAATTATATAAAAGTTGCTGATAGTAGAAAAGCTACTTCAGATATATCAAATATCCTAGAAGACTATCCATCAAAGAAAATGACAGTGGTGGGAGTGACAGGAACAAATGGCAAAACTACAACTTCTTCTTTGATATATTTTCTAATGAAGGAAATATATGGCAAGGCTACAAATATTGGAACTGACGGAGCCTTTGTAAATGGAGCAAGAACCGAGACACCAAATACAACTCCAGATATATTTTTCATCAACAAAGTATTAAACGAGAGTTTAGACCAAGGCATAGATAAGGTAGTCATAGAATCAAGTTCCCACGGCCTATCCCAAAATAGATTAAATGGCATAGACTTTGACTATGGAGTATTCACCAATCTTTCCACAGAACATTTGGACTACCACAAGACTATGGATGGATACTTTGATGCAAAGATGAAACTTTTTGAAGTTGCTAAGGTAAAAATTGCAAACTTTGACGACCCCTATGGCAGAAAGGCAAAGGAAAGATTTGCTGATGTGATTTCTTATGGTACAAGCGATGATGCTGATTACGTGGCCTATGACATAAAGAAAAATGATGGTAAAACAACATTTTTTGTAAAAGACCAAGAATTTACCATAAACACCATAGCAGATTATGAACTTTACAATTCTCTAGCTGCCATTACTGTTCTAAGTCAAATGGGAAATGACCTAGGAACAATTGCTGATAACTTAGTTAAATTTAAGGGAATTCCATCAAGATTCCAATATATAGAAAATGATTTGGGCAAGAATATTGTCATAGACTTTGCCCATACACCTGTTGCCTTTGATTCACTATTTAAATCAATACCACAAGATGTGAGGACCTATGCAGTTTTTGGAGTAAATGGCGACAGGAATGAAGAATTTAGAAGGCTTACTGGAAATATCTGTGCCAAAAATGATGTATTTGTAGTGGCAACTACAGATGATAACAAATTCGATACCTTTGAAAATATCACCAATGATTTGATCAAGGGCATCGAAGAATTTGGCGGAGAATATGAGAGAATCGAAAATCGTAAAGAAGCCATCAAGTGGGCTATAAGTCAAGCTAATGAGGGCGATTATATTGTCATGCTTGGCAAGGGCGAGGAGAGATTCTTAAAACACCATGGCAATGAGAAAACTTATTATAACGAATATGAAACTGTTCTAGAGGCTATAAAAGAGCAATGA
- the rnmV gene encoding ribonuclease M5 yields MIKETIVVEGKDDIANVKRAIDCEIIATNGLAFGKDLIERLKKIDERTGIIILTDPDHAGKKIRDKIARHIPNAKHAYIDRKHAIKKNDLGVENADPEIIIEALKNAKAEIVEKRSEFVMADLVNNGLSIGPGSAAKREKLGDILGIGYYNSKQLLSKLNSFAISREEFERAVEQL; encoded by the coding sequence ATGATAAAAGAAACTATTGTAGTTGAAGGAAAAGATGATATAGCCAATGTAAAAAGAGCTATCGATTGTGAAATTATTGCAACTAACGGCCTTGCCTTTGGCAAAGATCTCATAGAAAGACTTAAAAAAATAGATGAGCGTACAGGCATCATAATTCTTACAGATCCCGACCATGCTGGCAAAAAAATCCGTGATAAGATTGCTCGCCACATTCCAAATGCAAAGCATGCCTATATTGATAGGAAACATGCCATCAAGAAAAATGACCTGGGCGTTGAAAATGCAGACCCTGAGATAATAATCGAGGCCCTCAAGAATGCTAAGGCAGAGATAGTGGAAAAAAGAAGTGAATTCGTGATGGCTGACTTGGTAAATAACGGCCTATCGATTGGACCTGGCTCAGCAGCAAAACGTGAAAAACTTGGAGATATACTTGGCATAGGATATTACAATTCCAAGCAACTATTAAGCAAATTAAATTCCTTTGCCATAAGTCGTGAGGAATTTGAAAGGGCGGTAGAACAGCTATGA
- a CDS encoding TatD family hydrolase encodes MRLIDCHCHLTDEAFDDDRLFIINDLSNFAIKGIINPATNIEDSKKTIALGEKFDNFYPMVGIHPEEVDQIKDKDLEELEILAKNDKVVAIGEIGLDYYWKDDNKDRQKEIFIHQLRLARKLDLPAVTHVRDSKDDVIEILKDYTDLKIQIHCFSDDLKTLNTYMDMGFYISIGGVVTFANGTNEHVAARNVPIERLMLETDSPYLTPEPYRGLRNDPRRVVEVARKIAELRDMKMDKLAKRTYKNTVEFFNL; translated from the coding sequence ATGAGATTAATTGATTGTCACTGTCACTTGACAGATGAGGCTTTTGATGATGACAGGTTATTTATAATAAATGACCTGTCTAATTTTGCTATTAAGGGGATAATAAATCCAGCAACCAATATCGAAGATTCAAAAAAAACCATAGCCCTAGGGGAGAAGTTTGACAATTTCTACCCTATGGTAGGCATTCATCCAGAAGAAGTGGACCAGATAAAAGATAAAGACTTAGAAGAATTAGAAATTTTGGCAAAAAATGACAAAGTCGTTGCCATAGGCGAGATTGGTCTTGATTATTATTGGAAAGATGACAACAAGGATAGGCAAAAAGAAATATTTATCCACCAATTACGACTTGCAAGAAAGCTTGACTTGCCAGCTGTAACCCATGTAAGGGATTCTAAAGATGATGTGATTGAAATTTTAAAAGACTACACAGACCTTAAAATCCAAATCCATTGTTTTTCCGATGACCTAAAGACTCTAAATACCTATATGGACATGGGTTTTTATATTTCCATAGGCGGAGTTGTGACCTTTGCTAATGGTACAAATGAGCATGTGGCAGCTAGAAATGTTCCTATAGAAAGGCTTATGCTTGAGACTGATAGCCCTTACCTTACACCAGAGCCATATAGGGGACTTAGAAATGACCCAAGACGTGTGGTAGAGGTAGCTAGAAAGATAGCAGAACTTCGAGATATGAAGATGGATAAGCTTGCCAAAAGAACTTACAAGAATACCGTGGAGTTTTTTAATTTATGA